From one bacterium genomic stretch:
- a CDS encoding tetratricopeptide repeat protein, with product MSPIFLNRKAPKWGVFTVQAMKEGREFLHAGRYPEAEEVFRRIVEEHPGHPQALNLLGLTMHYLDDNAGAIACMKKSIEIDASIAGFYINLGFPYLALLDWGEAASCFEKAVRLKGDSPAALSNLALALWRMGKVDEAWPYCQKALEIEPGRVDSLCLFGNLLCEKLNFAEAEKYYAETLRRSPGHEEALKGYAEVLMWTIKESYDPAIGQVLLDCFKLNVVAPDYLARPMAKQLRGKHRLDERLEEICADVSPHLRALASDEMLVLYLEKAQNIDGGIEILLTAIRRAFLNSAPGDWPDFGAEMRLARALSKQCFMNEYVFLTEAEEEERLSALREHVGRRVEAGEAPSPELEHGLLILSMYAPLYRLPDAEKIGAFPLEDWSLPLHDLISRQLHEPLKEEALKAGLERIGEIEDSVSRAVQAQYEENPYPRWTTVPQLHTVRLDAFFRENFPHFSPPSFLEGSFEVLVPGCGTRQPIEAAMKYAKGNVLAVDLSQSSLAHARRVAEAAGIQNLRFAQGDVMNLASLDQKFQVIECTGVLHHMEDPLAGWRVLTDLLVDGGMMQIGLYSETARRPVVQAREKIRARDMEPTQENIRKFRREIIAGGEQAGELSNLLNSRDFFSMSGCRDFLFHVQERRFTIPQIREALDNLGLRFVGFIFMNPWVKVAYGKEFPGDPHMTDLACWEAFEEKEPYAFAAMYDFLCVKEGG from the coding sequence GTGTCCCCTATTTTCCTGAACCGGAAGGCCCCGAAGTGGGGGGTTTTCACCGTCCAGGCGATGAAGGAGGGCCGGGAATTCCTCCATGCGGGCCGGTATCCGGAGGCGGAAGAAGTTTTCCGGCGGATCGTGGAAGAGCACCCCGGGCATCCCCAGGCGCTGAATCTGCTGGGCCTGACGATGCACTATCTGGACGATAACGCCGGCGCCATCGCCTGCATGAAAAAATCCATCGAGATTGACGCTTCCATCGCCGGCTTTTACATCAACCTGGGCTTTCCTTATCTGGCGCTGCTGGATTGGGGCGAGGCGGCGTCGTGCTTCGAAAAAGCGGTGCGCCTCAAGGGGGACTCTCCCGCGGCGCTCAGCAACCTGGCGCTGGCCTTGTGGCGGATGGGGAAGGTGGATGAGGCGTGGCCGTATTGCCAGAAGGCGCTGGAGATAGAGCCCGGCCGGGTGGATTCGCTTTGCCTTTTCGGGAACCTGCTTTGCGAGAAGCTGAATTTCGCGGAGGCGGAGAAATATTACGCGGAGACCCTGCGGCGAAGTCCGGGACATGAAGAGGCCTTGAAGGGATATGCCGAGGTGTTGATGTGGACCATAAAAGAATCCTACGACCCGGCGATCGGTCAGGTACTCTTGGATTGTTTCAAGTTGAATGTCGTGGCCCCGGATTATCTCGCGCGCCCCATGGCGAAACAGTTGCGGGGCAAGCACCGCCTGGACGAGAGGCTGGAGGAAATTTGCGCAGACGTTTCCCCCCATCTCCGCGCGCTGGCCTCGGATGAAATGCTTGTGCTCTATCTGGAGAAGGCGCAAAACATCGATGGCGGGATCGAGATTCTCCTGACCGCGATCCGCCGCGCTTTTTTGAATTCGGCGCCCGGGGACTGGCCGGACTTCGGGGCGGAGATGCGCCTCGCGCGCGCCCTTTCGAAGCAGTGTTTCATGAACGAGTATGTGTTCTTGACGGAGGCCGAGGAGGAGGAGCGCCTGAGCGCGCTTCGGGAGCATGTCGGGCGCCGGGTGGAAGCCGGGGAAGCCCCCTCGCCGGAGCTGGAGCACGGCCTTTTGATCCTGAGCATGTATGCGCCGCTCTACCGGCTGCCTGACGCCGAAAAGATCGGCGCGTTCCCTCTGGAGGATTGGTCTCTCCCGCTTCACGATCTCATCTCGCGGCAGCTCCACGAGCCGCTGAAAGAGGAGGCGCTCAAGGCCGGGCTCGAGCGGATCGGCGAGATAGAAGATTCCGTTTCCAGGGCGGTGCAGGCGCAATACGAGGAAAACCCGTATCCGCGCTGGACAACCGTTCCGCAATTGCACACCGTCCGGCTGGACGCTTTTTTCCGGGAAAATTTCCCCCACTTTTCGCCGCCCTCCTTTTTGGAGGGTTCCTTTGAGGTTCTCGTTCCGGGCTGCGGAACCCGGCAACCGATCGAGGCCGCGATGAAATATGCAAAAGGGAATGTGCTGGCCGTCGATCTCAGCCAGAGCAGCCTCGCCCATGCCCGGCGCGTGGCGGAGGCGGCCGGCATTCAAAACCTCCGGTTTGCCCAGGGGGATGTGATGAATCTCGCGAGCCTGGATCAGAAGTTTCAGGTTATCGAGTGCACGGGGGTTCTGCATCACATGGAAGATCCGCTGGCGGGTTGGCGGGTGTTGACGGATCTTTTGGTGGACGGCGGGATGATGCAGATCGGCCTCTACAGCGAGACGGCCCGCAGGCCTGTTGTGCAGGCCCGGGAAAAAATCCGGGCGCGGGACATGGAGCCGACCCAAGAGAACATCCGGAAATTCCGGCGGGAGATCATCGCGGGCGGGGAGCAGGCGGGAGAGTTGTCGAATCTCCTGAATTCCCGCGATTTTTTCTCCATGAGCGGTTGCCGCGACTTTCTCTTTCACGTCCAGGAGCGCCGGTTCACCATTCCGCAGATTCGCGAAGCGCTGGACAATCTCGGGCTCCGGTTTGTCGGCTTTATCTTCATGAATCCATGGGTGAAGGTGGCGTATGGAAAGGAATTTCCCGGCGATCCGCACATGACAGATTTGGCGTGCTGGGAGGCGTTTGAGGAGAAAGAACCTTACGCCTTCGCGGCGATGTATGATTTTCTGTGCGTGAAGGAGGGCGGATGA